A single Pan troglodytes isolate AG18354 chromosome 19, NHGRI_mPanTro3-v2.0_pri, whole genome shotgun sequence DNA region contains:
- the SP2 gene encoding transcription factor Sp2 isoform X6, producing the protein MAATAAVSPSDYLQPAASTTQDSQPSPLALLAATCSKIGPPAVEAAVTPPAPPQPTPRKLVPIKPAPLPLSPGKNSFGILSSKGNILQIQGSQLSTSYPGGQLVFAIQNPTMINKGTRSNANIQYQAVPQIQASNSQTIQVQPNLTNQIQIIPGTNQAIITPSPSSHKPVPIKPAPIQKSSTTTTPVQSGANVVKLTGGGGNVTLTLPVNNLVNASDTGAPTQLLTESPPTPLSKTNKKARKKSLPASQPPVAVAEQVETVLIETTADNIIQAGNNLLIVQSPGGGQPAVVQQVQVVPPKAEQQQVVQIPQQALRVVQAASATLPTVPQKPSQNFQIQAAEPTPTQVYIRTPSGEVQTVLVQDSPPATAAATSNTTCSSPASRAPHLSGTSKKHSAAILRKERPLPKIAPAGSIISLNAAQLAAAAQAMQTININGVQVQGVPVTITNTGGQQQLTVQNVSGNNLTISGLSPTQIQLQMEQALAGETQPGEKRRRMACTCPNCKDGEKRSGEQGKKKHVCHIPDCGKTFRKTSLLRAHVRLHTGERPFVCNWFFCGKRFTRSDELQRHARTHTGDKRFECAQCQKRFMRSDHLTKHYKTHLVTKNFCLRQNLQLGSSASFVFSLGELGEGTPEEGAVVSQSDPHWDQELIGTQGLRCCAD; encoded by the exons atggctgccactgctgctgtgaGTCCCAGTGACTACCTGCAGCCTGCTGCCTCCACCACCCAG GACTCCCAGCCATCTCCCTTAGCCCTGCTTGCTGCAACATGTAGCAAAATTGGCCCTCCAGCAGTTGAAGCTGCTGTGACACCTCCTGCTCCCCCACAGCCCACACCGCGGAAGCTTGTCCCTATCAAACCTGCCCCTCTCCCTCTCAGCCCCGGCAAGAATAGCTTTGGAATCTTGTCCTCCAAAGGAAATATACTTCAGATTCAGGGGTCACAACTGAGCACCTCCTATCCTGGAGGGCAGCTGGTGTTCGCTATCCAGAATCCCACCATGATCAACAAAGGGACCCGATCAAATGCCAATATCCAGTACCAGGCGGTCCCTCAGATTCAGGCAAGCAATTCCCAAACCATCCAAGTACAGCCCAATCTCACCAACCAGATCCAGATCATCCCTGGCACCAACCAAGCCATCATCACCCCCTCACCGTCCAGTCACAAGCCTGTCCCCATCAAGCCAGCCCCCATCCAGAAGTCGAGTACGACCACCACCCCCGTGCAGAGCGGGGCCAATGTGGTGAAGTTGACAGGTGGGGGCGGCAATGTGACACTCACTCTGCCCGTCAACAACCTCGTGAACGCCAGTGACACCGGGGCCCCTACTCAGCTCCTCACTGAAAGCCCCCCAACCCCGCTGTCTAAGACTAACAAGAAAGCAAGGAAGAAGAGccttcctgcctcccagccccctGTGGCTGTGGCTGAGCAGGTGGAGACGGTGCTGATCGAGACCACCGCGGACAACATCATCCAGGCAGGAAATAACCTGCTCATTGTTCAGAGCCCTGGTGGGGGCCAGCCAGCTGTGGTCCAGCAGGTCCAGGTGGTGCCCCCCAAGGCCGAGCAGCAGCAGGTGGTGCAGATCCCCCAGCAGGCTCTGCGGGTGGTGCAGGCGGCATCTGCCACCCTCCCCACTGTCCCCCAGAAGCCCTCCCAGAACTTTCAGATCCAGGCAGCTGAGCCGACACCTACTCAG GTCTACATCCGCACGCCTTCTGGTGAGGTGCAGACAGTCCTTGTCCAGGACAGCCCCCCAGCAACAGCTGCAGCCACCTCTAACACCACCTGTAGCAGCCCTGCATCCCGTGCTCCCCATCTGAGTGGGACCAGCAAAAAGCACTCAGCTGCAATTCTCCGAAAAGAGCGTCCCCTGCCAAAGATTGCCCCAGCCGGGAGCATCATCAGCCTGAATGCAGCCCAGTTGGCGGCAGCTGCCCAGGCAATGCAGACCATCAACATCAATGGTGTCCAGGTCCAGGGCGTGCCTGTCACCATCACCAACACAGGCG GGCAGCAGCAGCTGACAGTGCAGAATGTTTCTGGGAACAACCTGACCATCAGTGGGCTGAGCCCCACCCAGATCCAGCTGCAAATGGAACAAGCCCTGGCCGGAGAGACCCAGCCCGGGGAGAAGCGGCGCCGCATGGCCTGCACGTGTCCCAACTGCAAGGATGGGGAGAAGAG GTCTGGAGAGCAGGGCAAGAAGAAGCACGTGTGCCACATCCCCGACTGTGGCAAGACGTTCCGTAAGACGTCCTTGCTGCGTGCCCATGTGCGCCTGCACACTGGCGAGCGGCCCTTTGTCTGCAACTGGTTCTTCTGTGGGAAGAGGTTCACACGGAGTGACGAGCTCCAACGGCATGCTCGCACCCACACAG GGGACAAACGCTTTGAGTGCGCCCAGTGTCAGAAGCGCTTCATGAGGAGTGACCACCTCACCAAGCATTACAAGACCCACCTGGTCACGAAGAACTT TTGCCTGAGGCAAAATCTTCAACTTGGCAGTTCGGCTTCCTTTGTCTTTTCCCTTGGAGAGCTCGGAGAGGGGACTCCAGAGGAGGGAGCTGTGGTCTCTCAGAGCGATCCACACTGGGACCAAG aGCTAATAGGAACTCAGGGGTTGCGATGTTGTGCAGATTAA
- the SP2 gene encoding transcription factor Sp2 isoform X18, with protein sequence MINKGTRSNANIQYQAVPQIQASNSQTIQVQPNLTNQIQIIPGTNQAIITPSPSSHKPVPIKPAPIQKSSTTTTPVQSGANVVKLTGGGGNVTLTLPVNNLVNASDTGAPTQLLTESPPTPLSKTNKKARKKSLPASQPPVAVAEQVETVLIETTADNIIQAGNNLLIVQSPGGGQPAVVQQVQVVPPKAEQQQVVQIPQQALRVVQAASATLPTVPQKPSQNFQIQAAEPTPTQVYIRTPSGEVQTVLVQDSPPATAAATSNTTCSSPASRAPHLSGTSKKHSAAILRKERPLPKIAPAGSIISLNAAQLAAAAQAMQTININGVQVQGVPVTITNTGGQQQLTVQNVSGNNLTISGLSPTQIQLQMEQALAGETQPGEKRRRMACTCPNCKDGEKRSGEQGKKKHVCHIPDCGKTFRKTSLLRAHVRLHTGERPFVCNWFFCGKRFTRSDELQRHARTHTGDKRFECAQCQKRFMRSDHLTKHYKTHLVTKNL encoded by the exons ATGATCAACAAAGGGACCCGATCAAATGCCAATATCCAGTACCAGGCGGTCCCTCAGATTCAGGCAAGCAATTCCCAAACCATCCAAGTACAGCCCAATCTCACCAACCAGATCCAGATCATCCCTGGCACCAACCAAGCCATCATCACCCCCTCACCGTCCAGTCACAAGCCTGTCCCCATCAAGCCAGCCCCCATCCAGAAGTCGAGTACGACCACCACCCCCGTGCAGAGCGGGGCCAATGTGGTGAAGTTGACAGGTGGGGGCGGCAATGTGACACTCACTCTGCCCGTCAACAACCTCGTGAACGCCAGTGACACCGGGGCCCCTACTCAGCTCCTCACTGAAAGCCCCCCAACCCCGCTGTCTAAGACTAACAAGAAAGCAAGGAAGAAGAGccttcctgcctcccagccccctGTGGCTGTGGCTGAGCAGGTGGAGACGGTGCTGATCGAGACCACCGCGGACAACATCATCCAGGCAGGAAATAACCTGCTCATTGTTCAGAGCCCTGGTGGGGGCCAGCCAGCTGTGGTCCAGCAGGTCCAGGTGGTGCCCCCCAAGGCCGAGCAGCAGCAGGTGGTGCAGATCCCCCAGCAGGCTCTGCGGGTGGTGCAGGCGGCATCTGCCACCCTCCCCACTGTCCCCCAGAAGCCCTCCCAGAACTTTCAGATCCAGGCAGCTGAGCCGACACCTACTCAG GTCTACATCCGCACGCCTTCTGGTGAGGTGCAGACAGTCCTTGTCCAGGACAGCCCCCCAGCAACAGCTGCAGCCACCTCTAACACCACCTGTAGCAGCCCTGCATCCCGTGCTCCCCATCTGAGTGGGACCAGCAAAAAGCACTCAGCTGCAATTCTCCGAAAAGAGCGTCCCCTGCCAAAGATTGCCCCAGCCGGGAGCATCATCAGCCTGAATGCAGCCCAGTTGGCGGCAGCTGCCCAGGCAATGCAGACCATCAACATCAATGGTGTCCAGGTCCAGGGCGTGCCTGTCACCATCACCAACACAGGCG GGCAGCAGCAGCTGACAGTGCAGAATGTTTCTGGGAACAACCTGACCATCAGTGGGCTGAGCCCCACCCAGATCCAGCTGCAAATGGAACAAGCCCTGGCCGGAGAGACCCAGCCCGGGGAGAAGCGGCGCCGCATGGCCTGCACGTGTCCCAACTGCAAGGATGGGGAGAAGAG GTCTGGAGAGCAGGGCAAGAAGAAGCACGTGTGCCACATCCCCGACTGTGGCAAGACGTTCCGTAAGACGTCCTTGCTGCGTGCCCATGTGCGCCTGCACACTGGCGAGCGGCCCTTTGTCTGCAACTGGTTCTTCTGTGGGAAGAGGTTCACACGGAGTGACGAGCTCCAACGGCATGCTCGCACCCACACAG GGGACAAACGCTTTGAGTGCGCCCAGTGTCAGAAGCGCTTCATGAGGAGTGACCACCTCACCAAGCATTACAAGACCCACCTGGTCACGAAGAACTTGTAA
- the SP2 gene encoding transcription factor Sp2 isoform X4, protein MGKECCVWSHRAPATPSLCHAVFKLCLIPLEFSMEPKRDPQTSMAATAAVSPSDYLQPAASTTQDSQPSPLALLAATCSKIGPPAVEAAVTPPAPPQPTPRKLVPIKPAPLPLSPGKNSFGILSSKGNILQIQGSQLSTSYPGGQLVFAIQNPTMINKGTRSNANIQYQAVPQIQASNSQTIQVQPNLTNQIQIIPGTNQAIITPSPSSHKPVPIKPAPIQKSSTTTTPVQSGANVVKLTGGGGNVTLTLPVNNLVNASDTGAPTQLLTESPPTPLSKTNKKARKKSLPASQPPVAVAEQVETVLIETTADNIIQAGNNLLIVQSPGGGQPAVVQQVQVVPPKAEQQQVVQIPQQALRVVQAASATLPTVPQKPSQNFQIQAAEPTPTQVYIRTPSGEVQTVLVQDSPPATAAATSNTTCSSPASRAPHLSGTSKKHSAAILRKERPLPKIAPAGSIISLNAAQLAAAAQAMQTININGVQVQGVPVTITNTGGQQQLTVQNVSGNNLTISGLSPTQIQLQMEQALAGETQPGEKRRRMACTCPNCKDGEKRSGEQGKKKHVCHIPDCGKTFRKTSLLRAHVRLHTGERPFVCNWFFCGKRFTRSDELQRHARTHTGDKRFECAQCQKRFMRSDHLTKHYKTHLVTKNFCLRQNLQLGSSASFVFSLGELGEGTPEEGAVVSQSDPHWDQELIGTQGLRCCAD, encoded by the exons ATCCACAGACCAGCatggctgccactgctgctgtgaGTCCCAGTGACTACCTGCAGCCTGCTGCCTCCACCACCCAG GACTCCCAGCCATCTCCCTTAGCCCTGCTTGCTGCAACATGTAGCAAAATTGGCCCTCCAGCAGTTGAAGCTGCTGTGACACCTCCTGCTCCCCCACAGCCCACACCGCGGAAGCTTGTCCCTATCAAACCTGCCCCTCTCCCTCTCAGCCCCGGCAAGAATAGCTTTGGAATCTTGTCCTCCAAAGGAAATATACTTCAGATTCAGGGGTCACAACTGAGCACCTCCTATCCTGGAGGGCAGCTGGTGTTCGCTATCCAGAATCCCACCATGATCAACAAAGGGACCCGATCAAATGCCAATATCCAGTACCAGGCGGTCCCTCAGATTCAGGCAAGCAATTCCCAAACCATCCAAGTACAGCCCAATCTCACCAACCAGATCCAGATCATCCCTGGCACCAACCAAGCCATCATCACCCCCTCACCGTCCAGTCACAAGCCTGTCCCCATCAAGCCAGCCCCCATCCAGAAGTCGAGTACGACCACCACCCCCGTGCAGAGCGGGGCCAATGTGGTGAAGTTGACAGGTGGGGGCGGCAATGTGACACTCACTCTGCCCGTCAACAACCTCGTGAACGCCAGTGACACCGGGGCCCCTACTCAGCTCCTCACTGAAAGCCCCCCAACCCCGCTGTCTAAGACTAACAAGAAAGCAAGGAAGAAGAGccttcctgcctcccagccccctGTGGCTGTGGCTGAGCAGGTGGAGACGGTGCTGATCGAGACCACCGCGGACAACATCATCCAGGCAGGAAATAACCTGCTCATTGTTCAGAGCCCTGGTGGGGGCCAGCCAGCTGTGGTCCAGCAGGTCCAGGTGGTGCCCCCCAAGGCCGAGCAGCAGCAGGTGGTGCAGATCCCCCAGCAGGCTCTGCGGGTGGTGCAGGCGGCATCTGCCACCCTCCCCACTGTCCCCCAGAAGCCCTCCCAGAACTTTCAGATCCAGGCAGCTGAGCCGACACCTACTCAG GTCTACATCCGCACGCCTTCTGGTGAGGTGCAGACAGTCCTTGTCCAGGACAGCCCCCCAGCAACAGCTGCAGCCACCTCTAACACCACCTGTAGCAGCCCTGCATCCCGTGCTCCCCATCTGAGTGGGACCAGCAAAAAGCACTCAGCTGCAATTCTCCGAAAAGAGCGTCCCCTGCCAAAGATTGCCCCAGCCGGGAGCATCATCAGCCTGAATGCAGCCCAGTTGGCGGCAGCTGCCCAGGCAATGCAGACCATCAACATCAATGGTGTCCAGGTCCAGGGCGTGCCTGTCACCATCACCAACACAGGCG GGCAGCAGCAGCTGACAGTGCAGAATGTTTCTGGGAACAACCTGACCATCAGTGGGCTGAGCCCCACCCAGATCCAGCTGCAAATGGAACAAGCCCTGGCCGGAGAGACCCAGCCCGGGGAGAAGCGGCGCCGCATGGCCTGCACGTGTCCCAACTGCAAGGATGGGGAGAAGAG GTCTGGAGAGCAGGGCAAGAAGAAGCACGTGTGCCACATCCCCGACTGTGGCAAGACGTTCCGTAAGACGTCCTTGCTGCGTGCCCATGTGCGCCTGCACACTGGCGAGCGGCCCTTTGTCTGCAACTGGTTCTTCTGTGGGAAGAGGTTCACACGGAGTGACGAGCTCCAACGGCATGCTCGCACCCACACAG GGGACAAACGCTTTGAGTGCGCCCAGTGTCAGAAGCGCTTCATGAGGAGTGACCACCTCACCAAGCATTACAAGACCCACCTGGTCACGAAGAACTT TTGCCTGAGGCAAAATCTTCAACTTGGCAGTTCGGCTTCCTTTGTCTTTTCCCTTGGAGAGCTCGGAGAGGGGACTCCAGAGGAGGGAGCTGTGGTCTCTCAGAGCGATCCACACTGGGACCAAG aGCTAATAGGAACTCAGGGGTTGCGATGTTGTGCAGATTAA
- the SP2 gene encoding transcription factor Sp2 isoform X14: MINKGTRSNANIQYQAVPQIQASNSQTIQVQPNLTNQIQIIPGTNQAIITPSPSSHKPVPIKPAPIQKSSTTTTPVQSGANVVKLTGGGGNVTLTLPVNNLVNASDTGAPTQLLTESPPTPLSKTNKKARKKSLPASQPPVAVAEQVETVLIETTADNIIQAGNNLLIVQSPGGGQPAVVQQVQVVPPKAEQQQVVQIPQQALRVVQAASATLPTVPQKPSQNFQIQAAEPTPTQVYIRTPSGEVQTVLVQDSPPATAAATSNTTCSSPASRAPHLSGTSKKHSAAILRKERPLPKIAPAGSIISLNAAQLAAAAQAMQTININGVQVQGVPVTITNTGGQQQLTVQNVSGNNLTISGLSPTQIQLQMEQALAGETQPGEKRRRMACTCPNCKDGEKRSGEQGKKKHVCHIPDCGKTFRKTSLLRAHVRLHTGERPFVCNWFFCGKRFTRSDELQRHARTHTGDKRFECAQCQKRFMRSDHLTKHYKTHLVTKNFCLRQNLQLGSSASFVFSLGELGEGTPEEGAVVSQSDPHWDQELIGTQGLRCCAD, from the exons ATGATCAACAAAGGGACCCGATCAAATGCCAATATCCAGTACCAGGCGGTCCCTCAGATTCAGGCAAGCAATTCCCAAACCATCCAAGTACAGCCCAATCTCACCAACCAGATCCAGATCATCCCTGGCACCAACCAAGCCATCATCACCCCCTCACCGTCCAGTCACAAGCCTGTCCCCATCAAGCCAGCCCCCATCCAGAAGTCGAGTACGACCACCACCCCCGTGCAGAGCGGGGCCAATGTGGTGAAGTTGACAGGTGGGGGCGGCAATGTGACACTCACTCTGCCCGTCAACAACCTCGTGAACGCCAGTGACACCGGGGCCCCTACTCAGCTCCTCACTGAAAGCCCCCCAACCCCGCTGTCTAAGACTAACAAGAAAGCAAGGAAGAAGAGccttcctgcctcccagccccctGTGGCTGTGGCTGAGCAGGTGGAGACGGTGCTGATCGAGACCACCGCGGACAACATCATCCAGGCAGGAAATAACCTGCTCATTGTTCAGAGCCCTGGTGGGGGCCAGCCAGCTGTGGTCCAGCAGGTCCAGGTGGTGCCCCCCAAGGCCGAGCAGCAGCAGGTGGTGCAGATCCCCCAGCAGGCTCTGCGGGTGGTGCAGGCGGCATCTGCCACCCTCCCCACTGTCCCCCAGAAGCCCTCCCAGAACTTTCAGATCCAGGCAGCTGAGCCGACACCTACTCAG GTCTACATCCGCACGCCTTCTGGTGAGGTGCAGACAGTCCTTGTCCAGGACAGCCCCCCAGCAACAGCTGCAGCCACCTCTAACACCACCTGTAGCAGCCCTGCATCCCGTGCTCCCCATCTGAGTGGGACCAGCAAAAAGCACTCAGCTGCAATTCTCCGAAAAGAGCGTCCCCTGCCAAAGATTGCCCCAGCCGGGAGCATCATCAGCCTGAATGCAGCCCAGTTGGCGGCAGCTGCCCAGGCAATGCAGACCATCAACATCAATGGTGTCCAGGTCCAGGGCGTGCCTGTCACCATCACCAACACAGGCG GGCAGCAGCAGCTGACAGTGCAGAATGTTTCTGGGAACAACCTGACCATCAGTGGGCTGAGCCCCACCCAGATCCAGCTGCAAATGGAACAAGCCCTGGCCGGAGAGACCCAGCCCGGGGAGAAGCGGCGCCGCATGGCCTGCACGTGTCCCAACTGCAAGGATGGGGAGAAGAG GTCTGGAGAGCAGGGCAAGAAGAAGCACGTGTGCCACATCCCCGACTGTGGCAAGACGTTCCGTAAGACGTCCTTGCTGCGTGCCCATGTGCGCCTGCACACTGGCGAGCGGCCCTTTGTCTGCAACTGGTTCTTCTGTGGGAAGAGGTTCACACGGAGTGACGAGCTCCAACGGCATGCTCGCACCCACACAG GGGACAAACGCTTTGAGTGCGCCCAGTGTCAGAAGCGCTTCATGAGGAGTGACCACCTCACCAAGCATTACAAGACCCACCTGGTCACGAAGAACTT TTGCCTGAGGCAAAATCTTCAACTTGGCAGTTCGGCTTCCTTTGTCTTTTCCCTTGGAGAGCTCGGAGAGGGGACTCCAGAGGAGGGAGCTGTGGTCTCTCAGAGCGATCCACACTGGGACCAAG aGCTAATAGGAACTCAGGGGTTGCGATGTTGTGCAGATTAA
- the SP2 gene encoding transcription factor Sp2 isoform X17 — MSDPQTSMAATAAVSPSDYLQPAASTTQDSQPSPLALLAATCSKIGPPAVEAAVTPPAPPQPTPRKLVPIKPAPLPLSPGKNSFGILSSKGNILQIQGSQLSTSYPGGQLVFAIQNPTMINKGTRSNANIQYQAVPQIQASNSQTIQVQPNLTNQIQIIPGTNQAIITPSPSSHKPVPIKPAPIQKSSTTTTPVQSGANVVKLTGGGGNVTLTLPVNNLVNASDTGAPTQLLTESPPTPLSKTNKKARKKSLPASQPPVAVAEQVETVLIETTADNIIQAGNNLLIVQSPGGGQPAVVQQVQVVPPKAEQQQVVQIPQQALRVVQAASATLPTVPQKPSQNFQIQAAEPTPTQVYIRTPSGEVQTVLVQDSPPATAAATSNTTCSSPASRAPHLSGTSKKHSAAILRKERPLPKIAPAGSIISLNAAQLAAAAQAMQTININGVQVQGVPVTITNTGGQQQLTVQNVSGNNLTISGLSPTQIQLQMEQALAGETQPGEKRRRMACTCPNCKDGEKRSGEQGKKKHVCHIPDCGKTFRKTSLLRAHVRLHTGERPFVCNWFFCGKRFTRSDELQRHARTHTGDKRFECAQCQKRFMRSDHLTKHYKTHLVTKNFCLRQNLQLGSSASFVFSLGELGEGTPEEGAVVSQSDPHWDQELIGTQGLRCCAD; from the exons ATCCACAGACCAGCatggctgccactgctgctgtgaGTCCCAGTGACTACCTGCAGCCTGCTGCCTCCACCACCCAG GACTCCCAGCCATCTCCCTTAGCCCTGCTTGCTGCAACATGTAGCAAAATTGGCCCTCCAGCAGTTGAAGCTGCTGTGACACCTCCTGCTCCCCCACAGCCCACACCGCGGAAGCTTGTCCCTATCAAACCTGCCCCTCTCCCTCTCAGCCCCGGCAAGAATAGCTTTGGAATCTTGTCCTCCAAAGGAAATATACTTCAGATTCAGGGGTCACAACTGAGCACCTCCTATCCTGGAGGGCAGCTGGTGTTCGCTATCCAGAATCCCACCATGATCAACAAAGGGACCCGATCAAATGCCAATATCCAGTACCAGGCGGTCCCTCAGATTCAGGCAAGCAATTCCCAAACCATCCAAGTACAGCCCAATCTCACCAACCAGATCCAGATCATCCCTGGCACCAACCAAGCCATCATCACCCCCTCACCGTCCAGTCACAAGCCTGTCCCCATCAAGCCAGCCCCCATCCAGAAGTCGAGTACGACCACCACCCCCGTGCAGAGCGGGGCCAATGTGGTGAAGTTGACAGGTGGGGGCGGCAATGTGACACTCACTCTGCCCGTCAACAACCTCGTGAACGCCAGTGACACCGGGGCCCCTACTCAGCTCCTCACTGAAAGCCCCCCAACCCCGCTGTCTAAGACTAACAAGAAAGCAAGGAAGAAGAGccttcctgcctcccagccccctGTGGCTGTGGCTGAGCAGGTGGAGACGGTGCTGATCGAGACCACCGCGGACAACATCATCCAGGCAGGAAATAACCTGCTCATTGTTCAGAGCCCTGGTGGGGGCCAGCCAGCTGTGGTCCAGCAGGTCCAGGTGGTGCCCCCCAAGGCCGAGCAGCAGCAGGTGGTGCAGATCCCCCAGCAGGCTCTGCGGGTGGTGCAGGCGGCATCTGCCACCCTCCCCACTGTCCCCCAGAAGCCCTCCCAGAACTTTCAGATCCAGGCAGCTGAGCCGACACCTACTCAG GTCTACATCCGCACGCCTTCTGGTGAGGTGCAGACAGTCCTTGTCCAGGACAGCCCCCCAGCAACAGCTGCAGCCACCTCTAACACCACCTGTAGCAGCCCTGCATCCCGTGCTCCCCATCTGAGTGGGACCAGCAAAAAGCACTCAGCTGCAATTCTCCGAAAAGAGCGTCCCCTGCCAAAGATTGCCCCAGCCGGGAGCATCATCAGCCTGAATGCAGCCCAGTTGGCGGCAGCTGCCCAGGCAATGCAGACCATCAACATCAATGGTGTCCAGGTCCAGGGCGTGCCTGTCACCATCACCAACACAGGCG GGCAGCAGCAGCTGACAGTGCAGAATGTTTCTGGGAACAACCTGACCATCAGTGGGCTGAGCCCCACCCAGATCCAGCTGCAAATGGAACAAGCCCTGGCCGGAGAGACCCAGCCCGGGGAGAAGCGGCGCCGCATGGCCTGCACGTGTCCCAACTGCAAGGATGGGGAGAAGAG GTCTGGAGAGCAGGGCAAGAAGAAGCACGTGTGCCACATCCCCGACTGTGGCAAGACGTTCCGTAAGACGTCCTTGCTGCGTGCCCATGTGCGCCTGCACACTGGCGAGCGGCCCTTTGTCTGCAACTGGTTCTTCTGTGGGAAGAGGTTCACACGGAGTGACGAGCTCCAACGGCATGCTCGCACCCACACAG GGGACAAACGCTTTGAGTGCGCCCAGTGTCAGAAGCGCTTCATGAGGAGTGACCACCTCACCAAGCATTACAAGACCCACCTGGTCACGAAGAACTT TTGCCTGAGGCAAAATCTTCAACTTGGCAGTTCGGCTTCCTTTGTCTTTTCCCTTGGAGAGCTCGGAGAGGGGACTCCAGAGGAGGGAGCTGTGGTCTCTCAGAGCGATCCACACTGGGACCAAG aGCTAATAGGAACTCAGGGGTTGCGATGTTGTGCAGATTAA
- the SP2 gene encoding transcription factor Sp2 isoform X16: MINKGTRSNANIQYQAVPQIQASNSQTIQVQPNLTNQIQIIPGTNQAIITPSPSSHKPVPIKPAPIQKSSTTTTPVQSGANVVKLTGGGGNVTLTLPVNNLVNASDTGAPTQLLTESPPTPLSKTNKKARKKSLPASQPPVAVAEQVETVLIETTADNIIQAGNNLLIVQSPGGGQPAVVQQVQVVPPKAEQQQVVQIPQQALRVVQAASATLPTVPQKPSQNFQIQAAEPTPTQVYIRTPSGEVQTVLVQDSPPATAAATSNTTCSSPASRAPHLSGTSKKHSAAILRKERPLPKIAPAGSIISLNAAQLAAAAQAMQTININGVQVQGVPVTITNTGGQQQLTVQNVSGNNLTISGLSPTQIQLQMEQALAGETQPGEKRRRMACTCPNCKDGEKRSGEQGKKKHVCHIPDCGKTFRKTSLLRAHVRLHTGERPFVCNWFFCGKRFTRSDELQRHARTHTGDKRFECAQCQKRFMRSDHLTKHYKTHLVTKNFCLRQNLQLGSSASFVFSLGELGEGTPEEGAVVSQSDPHWDQGP, encoded by the exons ATGATCAACAAAGGGACCCGATCAAATGCCAATATCCAGTACCAGGCGGTCCCTCAGATTCAGGCAAGCAATTCCCAAACCATCCAAGTACAGCCCAATCTCACCAACCAGATCCAGATCATCCCTGGCACCAACCAAGCCATCATCACCCCCTCACCGTCCAGTCACAAGCCTGTCCCCATCAAGCCAGCCCCCATCCAGAAGTCGAGTACGACCACCACCCCCGTGCAGAGCGGGGCCAATGTGGTGAAGTTGACAGGTGGGGGCGGCAATGTGACACTCACTCTGCCCGTCAACAACCTCGTGAACGCCAGTGACACCGGGGCCCCTACTCAGCTCCTCACTGAAAGCCCCCCAACCCCGCTGTCTAAGACTAACAAGAAAGCAAGGAAGAAGAGccttcctgcctcccagccccctGTGGCTGTGGCTGAGCAGGTGGAGACGGTGCTGATCGAGACCACCGCGGACAACATCATCCAGGCAGGAAATAACCTGCTCATTGTTCAGAGCCCTGGTGGGGGCCAGCCAGCTGTGGTCCAGCAGGTCCAGGTGGTGCCCCCCAAGGCCGAGCAGCAGCAGGTGGTGCAGATCCCCCAGCAGGCTCTGCGGGTGGTGCAGGCGGCATCTGCCACCCTCCCCACTGTCCCCCAGAAGCCCTCCCAGAACTTTCAGATCCAGGCAGCTGAGCCGACACCTACTCAG GTCTACATCCGCACGCCTTCTGGTGAGGTGCAGACAGTCCTTGTCCAGGACAGCCCCCCAGCAACAGCTGCAGCCACCTCTAACACCACCTGTAGCAGCCCTGCATCCCGTGCTCCCCATCTGAGTGGGACCAGCAAAAAGCACTCAGCTGCAATTCTCCGAAAAGAGCGTCCCCTGCCAAAGATTGCCCCAGCCGGGAGCATCATCAGCCTGAATGCAGCCCAGTTGGCGGCAGCTGCCCAGGCAATGCAGACCATCAACATCAATGGTGTCCAGGTCCAGGGCGTGCCTGTCACCATCACCAACACAGGCG GGCAGCAGCAGCTGACAGTGCAGAATGTTTCTGGGAACAACCTGACCATCAGTGGGCTGAGCCCCACCCAGATCCAGCTGCAAATGGAACAAGCCCTGGCCGGAGAGACCCAGCCCGGGGAGAAGCGGCGCCGCATGGCCTGCACGTGTCCCAACTGCAAGGATGGGGAGAAGAG GTCTGGAGAGCAGGGCAAGAAGAAGCACGTGTGCCACATCCCCGACTGTGGCAAGACGTTCCGTAAGACGTCCTTGCTGCGTGCCCATGTGCGCCTGCACACTGGCGAGCGGCCCTTTGTCTGCAACTGGTTCTTCTGTGGGAAGAGGTTCACACGGAGTGACGAGCTCCAACGGCATGCTCGCACCCACACAG GGGACAAACGCTTTGAGTGCGCCCAGTGTCAGAAGCGCTTCATGAGGAGTGACCACCTCACCAAGCATTACAAGACCCACCTGGTCACGAAGAACTT TTGCCTGAGGCAAAATCTTCAACTTGGCAGTTCGGCTTCCTTTGTCTTTTCCCTTGGAGAGCTCGGAGAGGGGACTCCAGAGGAGGGAGCTGTGGTCTCTCAGAGCGATCCACACTGGGACCAAG GGCCCTGA